The Pseudanabaena sp. ABRG5-3 genome includes the window TATTTACTTATGGCTCCTAAAAATCCAAATAGCCAACCTGTAGAGTTGAATCGTACTTCTCTCTTCTTGGGACTATTGCTCATTTTCGTAACTGTTTTGCTATTTTCCAGCTACTTCTTCAACTAAGTACTAAATTTTTGTAGATGGAGAAAGCTTTTGCTTAGACAGATGCTCAGCATCCACACAATTTTTTAATTCTTTTCATAAAATTATTTTCTTTGGAGGTCTCAATTCATGTTTAAAGATGGACGTATTCCACTTTGGTTAGTAGCCACCGTTGCTGGTACTGGTGTACTAGTTGTTGTTGGTCTATTCTTTTATGGTTCCTACGTTGGTCTAGGTTCTGCAACCTAAGTTTCCATAAAAAAGAGGGGGCGCAATGCGCCCCCTCTTTTTTTATGGAAACCAGCTTTATTTTTGTTGCAATAAGGAGATTAGCGCTTTGCGCTATCTCCGTTTTTAATACAACCGATCTAAAACGTAGTTAGTTAAGCCAATGAGGGACTGTTTGGGAGCAGAGGATGGGAGCCATTCGATCGCAGTTAAGGCGGACTTCACATGACTCTTAGCTAATTCACGCGATCGCGAAATACCTTCACTGCTATAGACAAGCTCTAAAGCTTTATCAAGATCGCCCACTTCACTAAACTCGCGCTCGATCAAGCCACGCAATTGCGGATGCTCCTCTAGGGCAAATAGGACTGGTGCGGTCAAATTCCCCTGCTTGAGGTCGGAGCCTGCGGGTTTGCCCAAAGTCTCAGTGGAACTAGTGAAATCGAGAATGTCATCGACTACTTGGAAGGCAATGCCAAAATGCTTACCAAAGTTAAATAATTGCTCAGCCTGTACTTGACTAACACCACTTAAGACACCTGCCGCCTTCGCACTACCTGCCATCAGTGACGCAGTCTTATAAAAGCTCTTTTCTAAATAATCCTCAAGGGTCAAGCTGCTATCAAAAGCTGTGAGGCTCTGACGAATTTCACCTTCGGCAAAATCAGTGATCACCTTAGACAAGAGCTTAACGACTTCGAGGTGATCTAAATTTGCTAAGTACCAAGATGCTTGGGCAAAGAGAAAATCCCCTGCGAGTACGGCAATGCGATTTCCGAAGCTATTATTTACCGTTGGCATACCGCGTCTGAGTTCGGCGGAGTCGATCACATCGTCATGCACCAAACTCGCTGTATGGATCATTTCCGTGATTTCGGCGAGGCGGCGATGGCGTGAGGTAATATCGCGATCACTCATCGTTGCCCGTGAAGCTAACAGTACAAGGGCAGGGCGCATACTCTTGCCCTTAGCTTCAAAGAGGTGTTCCGCCGCAGCATAGAGAATAGGATGTCTTGCGCCTACCAACTGCTTCAGGTTATCCGTGAGAGTACGCAAGTCATCCTTGACTGGTGCAAAAAGTTCGGTGACAGAAGTAGTTGGAAGGCTCATGCGAATAAACCAGTTTTATATCAATTTTTACATATCTTCATATATTGTATGAGTAATGTTGTAAGAGTTGAAGACAGACTCTGTTTGTTTTCTTTATCACTATGGTAAAGATGCCTGTAAATAGCTGATAATCTGTACCTACTACTCCTTTAGCCAGAAATTTTTTTAGAGACTGCCATAACCTCAAAATATGAATGATCGTGCTTAACTTTGCGACTGATATCTGGGTTTTAGGGGCTAACTTTACTGAAAATCGCTATAGGATATATTATTTAACAAATCGTATTAATCCAATCGTATAGATGGAACTTTGACTAATGATGCCTAGGCTGCTCTTGATCGATGATGATCCCATAATCTCTGAAATGGTCACGCTCAACCTCGAAAATGCTGGATATCAAGTCACTCAAGCTAGTGATGGCATTAAAGGGCAAGCACTTGCCATTCAGTTGATGCCAGACATGATCATCCTTGACTTGATGTTGCCAAGGGTTGATGGTTTTACAGTTTGCCAAAGATTGCGGCGTGACGAACGTACTAGAGAAATTCCTGTGATGATGCTCACAGCAATGGGGCAAACCCAAGATAAGGTAGAGGGTTTTAATGCGGGGGCTGACGACTATCTCACCAAACCCTTTGAACTTGAGGAAATGTTGGCAAGAGTACGTGCTCTATTGCGACGTACTAATCGAATTATTGACACGGCAAAACATGGTGAGATCCTAATCTTTGGTTCTTTAACCCTTGTACCTGAGCGGTTTGAAGCGATTTGGTTTAACAAAACTGTTAAGCTGACGCACTTGGAGTTTGAGCTATTGCATTGTTTGTTACAGCGTCATGGACAGACAGTCTCGCCTAGTGAGATCCTCAAAGAGGTGTGGGGCTATGAGCCTGATGATGACATTGAGACGATCCGTGTGCATATTCGCCATTTGCGTACCAAACTCGAACCCGATCCTCGTCATCCTAAATATATTAAAACTGTCTATGGTGCAGGGTATTGCTTAGAGCTGCCCCACGACAATGACAACGAAACCGATAACAATCCATCTGAACCCGCAGCGATCGCTGAATAATAAAAAAGAAACCCGCAAAGTGGGTTTCTTTTTTTTAGTGGCAAAAGTACAAACTCGCTAAGTGAATTTCTTTTTTGCACACAAGCGATCGCGCTATGCCTGAAAATAATTTAGATAGCCTGAAATACGAGTAATGATCAACGAATGAAAATTTTATTTGCGGCGGCTGAAGTTGCTCCTCTCGCCAAAGTTGGCGGCATGGCAGATGTGGTGGGCGCACTCCCCCCAATTCTCAAAAAGATGGGACATGATGTGCGGATTATCATGCCCTACTACGGCGTGATTCCAGACAAGCTCAAGGAAAATCCTGAATGGATCTGGAAAGGCTATGCCATGTTTCAGGAATTTGATATTTTTCAGACAGTTTTACCAGGGACTGATGTTCCCCTTTACTTAGTGGGGCATGGCTCCTTTATTCCCGCCCGCATTTATGGTGGTGAAGATGAAGATTGGCGGTTCACCATGTTTGCCAATGCCGTCGCTGAGTTTTCATGGAACTATTGGAAACCCAACCTCATTCACTGCCATGATTGGCACACAGGCATGATTCCTGTATGGATGCACCAAATCTCGGATATCGGTACGGTCTTCACAATTCATAACTTGGCTTATCAAGGTCCTTGGCGTTGGTTCTTAGATCGGATTACATGGACTCCTTGGTATATGGATGCCCATAACACCATGGCTGCTGGCATTAAATATGCCGATCGCGTGAATACTGTTTCCCCAACCTATGCCCAGCAAATTTGTACACCAACTTATGGGGAAGGACTCGAAGGAATACTCTCATTCCTCAAACCTTGGGGCATTTTAAATGGCGTTGATACTGAGCTAGAAAATCCTGCTACCGATCCCGCCTTAGCTCAAAACTATTCCGTAGATACCCTTGATGATCGCCTTGCTAACAAAATTGCTTTGCAAAAGGAATTAGGACTAGTCGTTAATCCTAGTACTTTTTTAATCGGGATGGTCGGGCGTTTGGTGGAGCAGAAAGGTATTGATTTACTGTTGCAAATTCTTGAGCGGTTTATGGCTTACACCGACGCGCAGTTTGTCGTCTTAGGTACAGGCGATCGCTATTACGAATCGCAACTCTGGCAAATTGCTGCTCGCTACCCCGGTCGTATGTCCGCGCAAATTTTATTTAACTCGGCGCTATCCCATCGCGTTTATGCAGGTTCTGATGCTTTCTTGATGCCGAGCCGTTTTGAACCCTGTGGCATTAGTCAACTAGTAGCACTGCGTTATGGTTCTGTGCCAATTGTCCGCCGTACAGGTGGTTTAGTCGATACCGTATCTTTCCATGATCCTATTGGCCAAACAGGTACTGGTTTTAGCTTCGATCGCTATGAGCCACTCGATATGTATACCTGCATGGTACGTGCGTGGGAAAGCTATCGCTATACTGATGCTTGGCGCTTATTACAACAGCGTGGCATGAGCTGTAACTTTAGTTGGGAAACCTCAGCCGAAAAGTATGTCCAGCTTTATCGCTCAATCCCTGGTTTAGAAAACGTTTAAAATCCAACTTTACAGAAGGAGCGCTTTGCACTCCTTCTGTTTGAGAGATTGCTAAATAATAGGTAAGGATGGGCGGCGCGAAGCGCCGCCCATCCTTACCATATAAACCCTTAGGACTATCCAGTAACTATTGATGATGCGTCAGTTCCCGATTATCCTTATTCCTCCAGAAGTACAGCGAATCGCTCAATCTAAGCCCGATGCGCCTAAGTTTGATGTTGAGCTTCCCAGTGTGCCTGCTTTTCGTCAACCTCGACCAATTCACATTCAAGAGGCTTTGGGGCTAACTTGCGGCTTGGTCATAGTAGTTGCTTTAGTTACAGCGATCGCCAAGGAATTAGGAATCATCTTGCTACTCGTGGGGACGGTCGCAATTATTGTGCGAGTTAAGTATCAATTTCAAACTTACAAAAAACGCGAAAAAAGACATCAGGATACGCTTCAGCGATATTTAGCAAAATTTGAAGCCTATTCCCATCAAGAAATTCGCTATCAGCGCGAGCTAGCGATCGCCCATGCACCAGATCGCATCCTTGAGTTTCGCCATCGGCAATACCGTGATTTTTTTGCAAAGATGCCTGATTATGATGGGGCGCAATCATTAAAAACAGGTAGCAATCCCTTAGGAAAAATTGAGCCAACTGATGCACAGGAAACCGAAGGTGTCATCTACTATTTTGGCGTTACTCTTCAGCAATATTTAAGGGGGACACTCTATCAAGGCATAAAGTTATTGATTCCAAGTATTGATTATGATTGGTCACCTGCCTTGGTTTATATCGATCCTGAGATTAATCTCCACATTGCGATCGAAATTACTGTGCCTTCAGATAATGCAGCAATTATGATGCGAGATGATCTTGCCGAAAGATTTTTAGTAGATTCAGGTTGGTTGATTATCAAGTTTTCCCAAGAGCAAATTTTTCAAAGTTCTATGCAATGCTGTAAAGAATTTGCGAAGCTGCTAGATCGCCTCAGTTTTGATCACAATGTACTGCCCCAATTTGCCGATATATCTGATCTAGTGCCAGCAAAGCGCTAAATTTACAGATTCGTCTATTTTTTTGTTGAATGATAACAATCGCTACAGCGATCGCTGAGTAGTCGATTTATTGTTTGCAAATGCTAAAATCAGCTACCAAAGGCTGATAAAGCTTTGTTTTGTAGGTTTTATGTGAGGTTCTTGCCCGTGAATGCTGCCGAACAAGCTAGGAATGTTGAAGTAGCGACCAAAATCGCCACCGTTGTTAATTTGTTTAAAACCATTTACCCTGCTGCCCGTTCTGATCTGAAACCTTGGCTAAACAATTCGGATACACGCAGGTTACTTGACCCTGACTCGATTGATGTAGGGTTTCATTTTCCAGGGGTAAGTTGGCGGCTCAGGGTTCGGAGCATTCTCTTCCAAATTCGTCTCTATGAAGATCCTGTAGATGGTGACTTGCGGGCGATCGGCATTGAAGCAAGTGGGCATGACTATAAAGGAGAACGTTGGCGCTTTTCCACGGTAGACAATTGGCAATTTTTTGGGGATACCTTACCCAAGGATGATGGTGCGGAAAATCTACGCGAGTTTAGCCGCCAGACCTTAGAGGTTTTTAATCGCAAATAATCAAAAAGGAAAGGATGGGCGGCGCTTCGCGCCGCCCATCCTTTCCTTTTTAGCACTACTACAAGCCATTGCCGATCGCAAAGAAGGCAGACCAATAATTAGGATGATTGTAATTTTGAGATTTAATCAGGGATATTTGGGCGCGTTGTAATGCTTCAGTGGAGGTGATGTTACCTTTCTTAAGTTCTTGGTAAAATGCTTCCATAAGGGCCTGTGTGCCTGCATCATCAACTTTCCAAAGCGAGGCGATCGCCTGTTTTGCACCTGCCTTTTGGACTTGATAACCAAATCCTAAAACT containing:
- a CDS encoding photosystem II reaction center protein L yields the protein MAPKNPNSQPVELNRTSLFLGLLLIFVTVLLFSSYFFN
- a CDS encoding photosystem II reaction center protein J, yielding MFKDGRIPLWLVATVAGTGVLVVVGLFFYGSYVGLGSAT
- the sds gene encoding solanesyl diphosphate synthase encodes the protein MSLPTTSVTELFAPVKDDLRTLTDNLKQLVGARHPILYAAAEHLFEAKGKSMRPALVLLASRATMSDRDITSRHRRLAEITEMIHTASLVHDDVIDSAELRRGMPTVNNSFGNRIAVLAGDFLFAQASWYLANLDHLEVVKLLSKVITDFAEGEIRQSLTAFDSSLTLEDYLEKSFYKTASLMAGSAKAAGVLSGVSQVQAEQLFNFGKHFGIAFQVVDDILDFTSSTETLGKPAGSDLKQGNLTAPVLFALEEHPQLRGLIEREFSEVGDLDKALELVYSSEGISRSRELAKSHVKSALTAIEWLPSSAPKQSLIGLTNYVLDRLY
- a CDS encoding response regulator transcription factor, producing the protein MPRLLLIDDDPIISEMVTLNLENAGYQVTQASDGIKGQALAIQLMPDMIILDLMLPRVDGFTVCQRLRRDERTREIPVMMLTAMGQTQDKVEGFNAGADDYLTKPFELEEMLARVRALLRRTNRIIDTAKHGEILIFGSLTLVPERFEAIWFNKTVKLTHLEFELLHCLLQRHGQTVSPSEILKEVWGYEPDDDIETIRVHIRHLRTKLEPDPRHPKYIKTVYGAGYCLELPHDNDNETDNNPSEPAAIAE
- the glgA gene encoding glycogen synthase GlgA, yielding MKILFAAAEVAPLAKVGGMADVVGALPPILKKMGHDVRIIMPYYGVIPDKLKENPEWIWKGYAMFQEFDIFQTVLPGTDVPLYLVGHGSFIPARIYGGEDEDWRFTMFANAVAEFSWNYWKPNLIHCHDWHTGMIPVWMHQISDIGTVFTIHNLAYQGPWRWFLDRITWTPWYMDAHNTMAAGIKYADRVNTVSPTYAQQICTPTYGEGLEGILSFLKPWGILNGVDTELENPATDPALAQNYSVDTLDDRLANKIALQKELGLVVNPSTFLIGMVGRLVEQKGIDLLLQILERFMAYTDAQFVVLGTGDRYYESQLWQIAARYPGRMSAQILFNSALSHRVYAGSDAFLMPSRFEPCGISQLVALRYGSVPIVRRTGGLVDTVSFHDPIGQTGTGFSFDRYEPLDMYTCMVRAWESYRYTDAWRLLQQRGMSCNFSWETSAEKYVQLYRSIPGLENV